A region from the Haloarcula limicola genome encodes:
- a CDS encoding DUF7289 family protein — translation MSARGGRSRGQSHVVGVVLLLGLTTVALGGLTAVVGSVVDGQTAAADEARVAGAFDEGLRPTEQTGPNRVQVRFGDGRLTTVERQLRILTPTGVDREIDIGGLVYTSESARVTFVGGAVVRGRPGNSWLVREPPVTVTRDDSTFVVGAAAVNESGATVSGSGGVTARLRTNVTHAHTRLPTANYRVAIETATPGPLGRHFRGIGGRTAVTDLDGDGVPSVVVSVDGQQTMHLVVHAMRVEVAGG, via the coding sequence GTGAGCGCCAGAGGGGGACGAAGTCGGGGACAGTCTCACGTCGTCGGCGTCGTCCTGCTGTTGGGGCTGACGACGGTGGCGCTCGGCGGCCTGACCGCGGTGGTCGGGAGCGTCGTCGACGGCCAGACGGCGGCGGCAGACGAGGCGCGCGTCGCGGGGGCTTTCGACGAGGGTCTACGGCCGACCGAACAGACCGGGCCGAACCGGGTGCAGGTACGGTTCGGCGACGGGCGGCTGACGACCGTCGAGCGCCAGTTGCGGATTCTCACGCCGACCGGCGTCGACCGCGAGATCGACATCGGCGGCCTCGTCTACACGTCGGAGTCGGCCCGAGTGACCTTCGTGGGCGGCGCTGTCGTCCGCGGCCGGCCCGGAAATTCGTGGCTCGTTCGGGAGCCACCGGTGACGGTGACGCGGGACGACAGCACGTTCGTCGTGGGGGCCGCCGCGGTGAACGAGAGCGGCGCGACGGTGAGCGGGAGCGGCGGCGTGACCGCTCGCCTCCGGACGAACGTTACGCACGCCCACACGCGGCTTCCGACCGCGAACTACCGGGTCGCCATCGAGACGGCGACGCCCGGACCGCTGGGGCGACACTTCCGCGGCATCGGTGGCCGGACGGCCGTTACCGACCTCGACGGCGATGGCGTCCCGAGCGTCGTGGTCTCGGTGGACGGCCAGCAGACGATGCATCTCGTCGTTCACGCGATGCGCGTGGAGGTGGCCGGTGG
- a CDS encoding type II secretion system F family protein — protein sequence MTTDGHALGLLDRGLYALFAHHADDDRHTATRERYRAAHPDTGFGVYVARIYGLAWIALAVASLSAGTLALALPAGTFDRIVAVASQALPILNRLALPRVPRLVLAIGLSLLVGLGARRAAFALGTRYLSWVAAARRADIAATLPGAVRYLRVLASGTHDRRELLRAVAEQEAYGETAVAFRRALNRGTLTGSIDAGLERVASETPSRDLLGPFLLKFREHANQSADALEGYLEMEGRLLSHEQSRQQERATGYLELLSELFVVLLVVPALVVLIVTVMGVLAPGLSKPVPTPLGAVSVRAGIVYGSAAFVLTTGLLAAFVVAALRPRNTAAPTYARPSGVLATARTVPSNPASALTVCLPAGGALAVALWALGYRPVNVLLLSYVGVGLPVGLVAVRRARRDDAKDREIQDFVHAVAGHVALGRPFPAAVRRVADDVQLGALAEDVESLAFTLSLSDSPSDATEDGRAAALDQFVERVGTPMAEQTIGLVVGALDAGSDAEDVFETLQTEIGRLYHQRKSLRSALLVYVAIGWTTALLVVGITVAVNVYVLAEFAQLSTVTSAQSIAFDPSVIDPERDRYRFYVVTQATMLACGWFAGTASRGVYEALFHSSGLALFAYVVFAGVGLL from the coding sequence GTGACGACTGACGGCCACGCGCTCGGTCTGCTCGACCGGGGGCTGTACGCGCTGTTCGCTCACCACGCCGACGACGACCGGCACACCGCGACGCGAGAACGCTACCGGGCGGCCCACCCCGACACCGGGTTCGGCGTCTACGTCGCCCGCATCTACGGGCTGGCGTGGATCGCTCTCGCGGTCGCCAGTTTGAGCGCCGGGACGCTGGCGCTCGCCCTCCCCGCCGGAACGTTCGACCGGATCGTCGCGGTCGCGAGTCAGGCGCTCCCGATCCTGAACCGACTGGCGCTCCCGCGCGTTCCCCGACTGGTTCTCGCGATCGGTCTCTCGTTGCTGGTCGGACTCGGCGCTCGTCGGGCGGCGTTCGCGCTGGGTACTCGATACCTCTCGTGGGTCGCCGCCGCGCGGCGGGCCGACATCGCCGCGACGCTGCCCGGCGCGGTGCGCTACCTCCGAGTGCTGGCGTCGGGCACGCACGACCGACGCGAACTGCTCCGGGCCGTCGCCGAGCAGGAGGCCTACGGCGAGACGGCCGTCGCGTTCCGCCGCGCGCTCAACCGCGGGACGCTCACCGGAAGTATCGACGCCGGGCTCGAACGCGTGGCGAGCGAGACGCCCTCGCGGGACTTACTCGGTCCCTTCCTCCTGAAGTTCCGCGAGCACGCCAACCAGAGCGCCGACGCGCTGGAGGGGTATCTGGAGATGGAAGGGCGGCTCCTCTCACACGAACAGAGCCGCCAGCAGGAGCGGGCGACGGGCTATCTCGAACTCCTCTCGGAGCTGTTCGTCGTCCTGCTGGTCGTCCCCGCGCTCGTGGTGCTCATCGTCACCGTGATGGGCGTCCTCGCGCCGGGGCTCTCGAAACCGGTCCCGACGCCGCTCGGAGCGGTGTCGGTTCGGGCCGGAATCGTCTACGGCAGCGCGGCGTTCGTCCTCACGACGGGGCTGCTCGCCGCGTTCGTCGTCGCGGCGTTGCGACCGCGAAACACCGCCGCCCCGACCTACGCTCGGCCGAGCGGCGTGCTGGCGACCGCGCGGACGGTCCCCTCGAACCCCGCCAGCGCGCTCACCGTCTGTCTCCCCGCCGGCGGCGCGCTCGCCGTCGCGCTCTGGGCGCTGGGATACCGGCCGGTGAACGTCCTCTTACTCTCGTACGTCGGCGTCGGCCTGCCGGTCGGCCTCGTCGCGGTCCGGCGCGCCCGCCGCGACGACGCGAAAGACCGCGAGATACAGGACTTCGTCCACGCCGTCGCCGGACACGTCGCGCTCGGACGACCCTTTCCCGCGGCGGTCCGCCGCGTCGCCGACGACGTGCAGTTGGGCGCGCTCGCCGAGGACGTCGAGTCGCTCGCGTTCACGCTCTCGCTGTCGGACAGTCCCAGCGACGCGACCGAGGACGGCCGCGCCGCCGCCTTAGACCAGTTCGTCGAGCGGGTCGGCACCCCGATGGCCGAACAGACCATCGGTCTCGTCGTCGGCGCGCTCGACGCGGGAAGTGACGCGGAGGACGTTTTCGAGACGTTACAGACCGAGATAGGCAGATTGTATCACCAACGGAAATCGCTTCGGTCCGCACTGTTAGTCTACGTCGCCATCGGCTGGACGACCGCCCTGCTGGTCGTCGGCATCACCGTCGCGGTCAACGTCTACGTCTTAGCGGAGTTCGCACAGCTGTCGACGGTCACGAGCGCGCAGAGCATCGCCTTCGACCCGTCGGTCATCGACCCCGAACGCGATCGCTACCGGTTCTACGTCGTCACGCAGGCGACGATGCTCGCCTGCGGCTGGTTCGCGGGGACCGCCAGTCGGGGCGTCTACGAGGCGCTGTTTCACTCCAGCGGGCTGGCGCTGTTCGCCTACGTCGTCTTCGCGGGGGTCGGACTGCTGTGA
- a CDS encoding type II/IV secretion system ATPase subunit: MNGCGGTQRGVQSVPAPIPPDDSAAWYAPDVREQDEIYPGVVVTVRRTDGFRYEVRGPLLGEAEAETLSAVEAYFEGANIERPRTREGAIERMERGFDPKHRRVIDRLVDCSPAARRRVAYHALCSLACLGELTPYALDDRIDVADVTDDGIVVHTDAYAPAETDLAADPEYIDRFASERVERHAVRFHEFDVPVVVYREHLLGSDPFTTKYAVREPDLLPGDEDLIEACKERIWETSVEGLVEDRVAFVRERATAILARQLTVRNTTEWLDAVRYRLRSALAELDLAVPPVDRRFADDRLDDLLYYVLRDLVGHGKLTVPIRDHTLEDVEANRVGERVKVLPRADLGHDGRVPTNLSFDSESAFVNVVTQLAADDGTELNASNPSAKVNIDPDGESLHDTEETIRCAVALPTISEDGPHISIRKQSADAMTPIDLVERGSLPTELVALLWLFYESHGVVLFSGPTGAGKTTLLNAHMPFIPYRDRPISMDEGSREVRIPHETGVSLTTREHEREHRRVTMADLMTQCNYLNPDVEVIAEINTPASFQTFAETLNTGHGVLGTTHAADVETLVNRIIEKGVPTYLFEEIDLVVFPRHVGGKRYVGSVVEFVDEPLDREGCGTIEKDGARIHYNTLCRRGPGGRFEFAYGHEQLGDDRRRVETEVFDRLGTLRDESVEAVEEAFHRRHRYVQYLVREGITDFEELFGVLADLETNEAATVERLRRKSGDRDPLHLEVEAGDD; the protein is encoded by the coding sequence ATGAACGGCTGTGGGGGGACACAGCGGGGGGTACAGAGCGTGCCGGCACCGATTCCGCCGGACGATTCGGCGGCGTGGTACGCGCCGGACGTGCGCGAGCAGGACGAGATCTATCCGGGCGTCGTCGTCACCGTCCGACGGACCGACGGCTTTCGCTACGAGGTGCGCGGGCCGCTCCTCGGCGAGGCGGAGGCCGAGACGCTCTCGGCCGTCGAGGCGTACTTCGAGGGCGCGAACATCGAACGCCCGCGAACGCGAGAGGGGGCCATCGAGCGGATGGAACGGGGATTCGATCCGAAACACCGCCGCGTCATCGACCGGCTCGTCGACTGCTCGCCCGCGGCCCGTCGCCGCGTCGCCTACCACGCGTTGTGTTCGCTCGCGTGCCTCGGCGAGTTGACGCCCTACGCGCTGGACGACCGCATCGACGTGGCCGACGTGACCGACGACGGGATCGTCGTCCACACCGACGCCTACGCGCCCGCGGAGACCGACTTGGCGGCCGATCCCGAGTACATCGACCGCTTCGCCAGCGAACGCGTCGAGCGCCACGCCGTCCGCTTTCACGAGTTCGACGTGCCGGTCGTCGTCTACCGCGAACACCTGCTCGGCTCGGACCCGTTCACGACGAAGTACGCCGTCCGCGAGCCCGACCTACTTCCCGGCGACGAGGACCTCATCGAGGCCTGCAAGGAGCGGATCTGGGAGACGAGCGTCGAGGGGCTCGTCGAGGACCGCGTCGCGTTCGTCCGGGAGCGCGCGACCGCGATACTGGCCCGCCAATTGACGGTCAGAAACACGACCGAGTGGCTCGACGCCGTCCGGTATCGCCTGCGCTCCGCGCTCGCGGAACTGGACCTCGCGGTCCCGCCGGTCGACCGCCGCTTCGCCGACGACCGACTCGACGACCTGCTGTACTACGTGCTGCGCGATCTCGTCGGGCACGGCAAACTCACGGTGCCGATTCGGGACCACACGCTCGAAGACGTCGAGGCGAACCGGGTCGGCGAGCGCGTGAAGGTGCTTCCGCGAGCCGACCTCGGCCACGACGGCCGCGTGCCGACGAACCTCTCGTTCGACTCCGAGAGCGCCTTCGTCAACGTCGTCACCCAGCTCGCGGCCGACGACGGCACGGAACTCAACGCGTCGAACCCGAGCGCGAAGGTCAACATCGACCCCGACGGCGAGAGCCTCCACGACACGGAGGAGACGATTCGCTGTGCGGTGGCGCTGCCGACCATCAGCGAGGACGGTCCGCACATCTCCATCCGGAAGCAGTCGGCCGACGCGATGACGCCGATCGACCTCGTCGAACGCGGCTCGCTGCCGACGGAACTCGTCGCCCTGCTGTGGCTCTTCTACGAGTCACACGGCGTCGTCCTCTTCTCGGGACCGACCGGCGCGGGCAAGACGACGCTGCTGAACGCGCACATGCCGTTCATCCCGTATCGGGACCGCCCAATCAGCATGGACGAGGGATCCCGCGAGGTACGGATCCCCCACGAGACCGGCGTGTCGCTGACGACGAGAGAGCACGAGCGCGAGCACCGGCGCGTGACGATGGCCGACCTGATGACTCAGTGTAACTACCTCAACCCCGACGTCGAGGTCATCGCCGAGATAAACACGCCCGCGTCTTTCCAGACGTTCGCGGAGACGCTGAACACCGGCCACGGCGTCCTCGGGACGACCCACGCCGCCGACGTCGAGACGCTCGTCAACCGCATCATCGAGAAGGGCGTGCCGACCTACCTCTTCGAGGAGATCGACCTCGTCGTCTTCCCCCGTCACGTCGGCGGAAAGCGATACGTCGGCTCCGTCGTGGAGTTCGTCGACGAGCCGCTCGACCGCGAGGGCTGTGGCACGATCGAGAAAGACGGCGCGAGGATTCACTACAACACGCTCTGCCGGCGCGGTCCGGGCGGGAGGTTCGAGTTCGCCTACGGGCACGAACAGCTCGGCGACGACCGCCGCCGCGTCGAGACCGAGGTGTTCGACCGCCTCGGGACGCTGCGGGACGAATCGGTCGAGGCCGTCGAGGAGGCATTCCATCGCCGTCATCGCTACGTCCAGTACCTCGTCCGCGAGGGAATCACGGACTTCGAGGAGCTGTTCGGCGTGCTCGCTGACCTGGAGACCAACGAAGCCGCGACCGTCGAGCGCCTGCGCCGGAAATCGGGCGATCGAGACCCGTTGCACCTGGAGGTCGAGGCCGGTGACGACTGA
- a CDS encoding PRC-barrel domain containing protein: MSTTQIDDDDVGKDVVAADGDDIGIVSGYRYGTAYVEPDPGITTKLKTSLGWDDVDEEEGYPLQEEAVEEVTDDEIRLRSDL, encoded by the coding sequence ATGTCAACCACTCAGATCGACGACGACGACGTCGGGAAGGATGTCGTCGCCGCGGACGGCGACGATATCGGCATCGTCAGCGGCTACAGATACGGGACGGCCTACGTAGAGCCCGACCCCGGGATAACGACGAAACTGAAGACGTCCCTCGGCTGGGACGACGTCGACGAAGAGGAGGGCTATCCGCTGCAGGAAGAGGCAGTAGAGGAAGTCACCGACGACGAGATTCGACTGCGCTCCGACCTGTAA
- a CDS encoding ABC transporter ATP-binding protein: MTAPSPAISVSDLSKSYGSTTAVGGVDLAVDRGVVYGFLGPNGAGKTTTMRMLTGLVEPSSGEARVAGVDCRDRAELVSHIGLLPEEPPLYDELSGREQLAFAADVRSLSWDSVSERALPLVDRLGLSSDLDKRVDGYSKGMRQKLAFVQAVQHDPDVAFLDEPTSGLDPRAAKTLRELITELRAEGTTVFLSTHILPVVEEIADVVGVLHDGRLVAEGPPSELVAQREDEAGDGDLEDAFLELTSEHPEPGR, from the coding sequence ATGACTGCGCCCTCCCCCGCGATATCAGTCAGCGACCTCTCGAAATCGTACGGTTCGACCACCGCCGTCGGCGGCGTCGACCTCGCCGTCGACCGCGGCGTCGTCTACGGCTTCCTCGGCCCGAACGGGGCCGGGAAGACGACGACCATGCGGATGCTGACCGGGCTCGTCGAGCCCTCCTCCGGCGAGGCCCGCGTCGCCGGCGTGGACTGCCGCGACCGCGCCGAGCTGGTCTCACACATCGGTCTCCTGCCCGAGGAGCCGCCGCTGTACGACGAGCTGAGCGGCCGCGAGCAGCTGGCCTTCGCCGCCGACGTCCGCTCGCTGTCGTGGGACAGCGTCTCCGAGCGCGCGCTCCCGTTGGTGGACCGATTGGGCCTGTCTTCCGACCTCGACAAGCGCGTCGACGGCTACTCGAAGGGGATGCGCCAGAAACTGGCGTTCGTGCAGGCGGTCCAGCACGACCCCGACGTGGCCTTCTTAGACGAGCCGACGAGCGGGCTGGACCCGCGGGCGGCGAAGACCCTTCGGGAACTCATCACGGAACTGCGCGCCGAGGGAACGACCGTCTTCCTCTCGACGCACATCCTCCCGGTCGTCGAGGAGATCGCCGACGTGGTCGGCGTCCTCCACGACGGGCGACTCGTCGCCGAGGGGCCGCCCTCGGAACTCGTCGCCCAGCGCGAGGACGAGGCCGGCGACGGCGACCTCGAAGACGCGTTCCTCGAACTGACGAGCGAGCACCCGGAGCCAGGGCGATGA
- a CDS encoding MFS transporter: MSRSRTVIVAVILSTFFVGFGGGVVFPILPNLGAVLGISPFLVGLILSANRITRIVANAPAGSLIDRAGTRTPFVVGLFIEGVATMGYVVAINAPLPEAWFLLARVLWGIGSALVFATAYTIAADVSDADSRGQNMGVVRGGITLGFPVGLVLGGVVSEAYSVTAAFAVAAAFALLASGIAYRLVPETHVDGTDRGVSPLEIDTSKPALTVGLVNFGLYFAYLGALFSTLVLVIEARDLATLGYGAQGMSGGLMAVTVVAASGLMLGGGKLSDGEGRRVPVLLGFLVVSFCGFLLLTVAGTLPAFVAACVLIGAGQGGSSGPLVALLADLTPNDRMGRATATNNVLGDFGGALGPMVSLPLVESMGFTAVYAACAVIPLLAAAFLVTSIYLDHRSLTPTAETPGE, from the coding sequence ATGAGCCGTTCGCGGACGGTCATCGTCGCCGTCATCCTGAGCACGTTCTTCGTCGGGTTCGGCGGGGGCGTCGTCTTCCCCATCCTGCCGAACCTCGGGGCGGTGCTCGGCATCTCGCCGTTCCTCGTCGGCCTCATCCTGAGCGCGAACCGCATCACGCGCATCGTCGCCAACGCGCCGGCGGGGTCGCTCATCGACCGCGCGGGCACCCGGACGCCGTTCGTCGTCGGCCTGTTCATCGAGGGAGTGGCGACGATGGGCTACGTCGTCGCGATCAACGCGCCGCTGCCGGAGGCGTGGTTCCTCCTCGCGCGCGTGCTGTGGGGCATCGGGAGCGCGCTGGTCTTCGCGACGGCCTACACCATCGCCGCCGACGTGAGCGACGCCGACTCCCGCGGGCAGAACATGGGCGTCGTCCGCGGCGGGATCACGCTCGGCTTCCCGGTGGGCCTGGTGCTCGGCGGCGTCGTCAGCGAGGCCTACAGCGTCACCGCCGCCTTCGCCGTCGCGGCGGCGTTCGCCCTGCTGGCGAGCGGCATCGCCTACCGACTGGTGCCCGAGACCCACGTCGACGGCACCGACCGCGGCGTCTCGCCCCTGGAGATCGACACGAGCAAGCCCGCGCTGACCGTCGGCCTCGTCAACTTCGGGCTCTACTTCGCGTACCTCGGCGCGCTGTTCTCGACGCTCGTCCTCGTCATCGAGGCGCGCGACCTCGCCACGCTGGGCTACGGCGCACAGGGGATGTCCGGCGGCCTGATGGCCGTGACCGTCGTCGCCGCCTCGGGGCTGATGCTCGGCGGCGGGAAGTTGAGCGACGGGGAGGGCCGCCGCGTGCCGGTGCTGCTCGGCTTCCTCGTCGTCTCGTTCTGCGGCTTCCTCCTGTTGACCGTCGCCGGCACGCTCCCGGCGTTCGTCGCGGCCTGCGTCCTCATCGGGGCCGGACAGGGCGGCTCCAGCGGCCCCCTCGTGGCCCTGCTGGCGGACCTCACGCCCAACGACCGCATGGGCCGGGCCACCGCGACGAACAACGTCCTGGGCGACTTCGGCGGCGCGCTCGGACCGATGGTCTCGCTCCCGCTCGTCGAGTCGATGGGTTTCACCGCGGTGTACGCCGCCTGCGCCGTGATCCCGCTGCTCGCCGCGGCGTTCCTCGTGACCAGCATCTACCTCGATCACCGCTCGCTCACGCCCACCGCCGAGACCCCGGGCGAGTGA
- a CDS encoding reverse transcriptase-like protein, whose product MPPTDERPTAPSLLLYFDASVLYGPDNGTPTSAAVGFLVKDGTTTILERSMHVDAFVSSAHLEYRALLEAVRAVEELSTTVASLHVHGDADAVLRAVDPRHHAMPDDAVARRRVASIHECVADIPVVTYRAVKRGENERAHELARAGHDEPR is encoded by the coding sequence ATGCCGCCGACCGACGAGCGACCGACCGCTCCCTCGCTCTTACTCTACTTCGACGCGAGCGTGCTGTACGGCCCTGACAACGGGACGCCGACCTCGGCGGCGGTCGGGTTCCTCGTCAAGGACGGAACGACGACGATACTCGAACGGTCGATGCACGTCGACGCCTTCGTCTCCAGCGCGCATCTGGAGTACCGAGCGCTGCTCGAGGCCGTTCGGGCCGTCGAGGAGCTCTCGACCACGGTGGCGTCGCTGCACGTCCACGGGGACGCTGACGCGGTGCTTCGCGCCGTGGACCCACGGCACCACGCGATGCCGGACGACGCCGTCGCTCGCCGGCGGGTGGCGTCCATTCACGAGTGCGTCGCGGACATTCCGGTTGTGACCTACCGAGCCGTCAAGCGAGGCGAAAACGAGCGTGCGCACGAACTGGCGCGGGCCGGGCACGACGAACCCAGATAG
- a CDS encoding S8 family serine peptidase — MSDAGKGFDRRSVLKGAGALLGGAAVSPQLVAAESTDRYIVSARGRGVRRRLEKAGFTVTRELAGGRVLLAAGGDDPSSVDGVRSATRDVRLRLERPTRSASLPEDAAETRAESLYPMQWDKQTTHAAAAHDVTTGEGATIAVVDTGSDLDHPDLAPNLVPGALFRRVAGTDPDDGVFTESGTDVRLPEDPLTAADEVTNAEGTVVGYDPDAFAVTDDRHPSDDVDGHGSHVAGIAAASVGEEVSDGFTGIAGTAPDATVAPHRVFYWERQEVTFEGEGGERTEELVVTSTTTADILAAIDFAANEVGVDAMNLSIGTPPLPPQLNREGFRGAYRQVIQDAVSSDSLVVVSAGNSGTELNRGGVFTTPNSVPGATSVSATGPNDELAFYSNYGANEVTLGAPGGGYETLEKTLATDTEWPFPTNLVLSTTPPDVYGAAYSYFAGTSMAAPQVTGAAALVATANPDLSANQIESVLENSASDVSGQRRDAVGSGVLDVAAAVRAATDRR, encoded by the coding sequence ATGTCAGACGCTGGCAAGGGGTTCGACAGGCGTAGCGTTCTCAAAGGAGCCGGCGCGCTACTGGGCGGCGCGGCGGTGAGTCCGCAGTTGGTCGCCGCGGAATCGACGGATCGGTACATCGTATCGGCACGCGGGAGGGGAGTGCGGCGGCGGCTCGAAAAGGCGGGGTTCACCGTCACGCGCGAACTCGCCGGCGGGCGCGTCCTCCTCGCTGCCGGCGGTGACGACCCGTCGAGCGTCGACGGCGTACGGAGCGCCACGCGGGACGTTCGACTCCGCCTCGAACGCCCGACTCGGTCCGCCTCGCTTCCCGAGGACGCGGCCGAGACTCGGGCCGAGTCGCTGTATCCAATGCAGTGGGACAAACAGACGACCCACGCCGCCGCGGCCCACGACGTGACGACCGGCGAGGGCGCGACGATCGCGGTCGTCGACACCGGGTCGGACCTCGACCACCCCGACCTCGCGCCGAACCTCGTCCCCGGCGCGCTGTTCCGACGGGTCGCCGGGACGGACCCCGACGACGGCGTCTTTACGGAGAGTGGCACCGACGTACGCCTCCCCGAAGACCCGCTGACGGCCGCCGACGAAGTGACGAACGCCGAGGGGACGGTGGTCGGCTACGACCCCGACGCCTTCGCGGTGACCGACGACCGCCACCCCTCCGACGACGTGGACGGTCACGGCTCGCACGTCGCCGGCATCGCCGCCGCCTCGGTCGGCGAGGAAGTCAGCGACGGCTTCACCGGCATCGCCGGGACCGCGCCCGACGCGACGGTCGCCCCCCACCGCGTCTTCTACTGGGAGCGACAGGAGGTCACCTTCGAGGGCGAAGGCGGCGAGCGGACCGAGGAACTGGTCGTCACTTCGACGACGACGGCCGACATCCTCGCGGCCATCGACTTCGCCGCGAACGAGGTGGGTGTCGACGCGATGAACCTCTCCATCGGGACGCCGCCGCTCCCCCCGCAACTCAACCGCGAAGGGTTCAGGGGTGCCTACCGACAGGTGATTCAGGACGCCGTCTCCTCGGACAGCCTTGTCGTCGTCAGCGCCGGCAACAGCGGTACGGAACTCAACAGGGGCGGAGTGTTCACGACGCCCAACAGCGTCCCCGGCGCGACCAGCGTCTCCGCGACCGGTCCCAACGACGAGCTCGCCTTCTACTCGAACTACGGGGCCAACGAGGTCACGCTGGGCGCGCCCGGCGGCGGCTACGAGACGCTGGAGAAGACGCTCGCTACGGACACCGAGTGGCCCTTCCCGACGAACCTCGTCCTCTCGACGACGCCGCCGGACGTCTACGGCGCGGCCTACTCGTACTTCGCGGGCACCTCGATGGCCGCGCCGCAGGTGACCGGCGCGGCCGCGCTGGTGGCGACCGCCAACCCGGACCTCAGCGCCAACCAGATCGAGTCCGTCCTCGAGAACAGCGCGAGCGACGTGAGCGGCCAGCGGCGCGACGCCGTCGGGTCCGGCGTACTGGACGTGGCGGCGGCGGTGCGGGCCGCTACCGACCGGCGGTAG
- the trpB gene encoding tryptophan synthase subunit beta, with product MTAGDFDGYGGRHVPEPLKEPLEQLASAYDGVKDTDEFRAELDELRRDFAGRPTPLYHAENLSERYGAEIYLKREDLLHGGAHKINNTLGQALLAKQAGRERLIAETGAGQHGTATAMAGALLDLETEIYMGKKDVERQQMNVFRMRLMGAEVNEVTRGDEGLADAVDAALEDFAENVDDTHYLVGSVVGPDPFPRMVRDFQSVIGGEAREQFRERTGDLPDAAVACVGGGSNAMGLFHAFRDDDVAFYGAEGGGEGADSTRHAAPLAKGQEGVLHGMKTRVIDEDVEVHSVSAGLDYPGVGPEHAMFREVGRAEYRGIEDDDALDAFRELSEAEGIIPALETSHAIALAKELAAEGDHDTILVNLSGRGDKDMEQAAELFDLA from the coding sequence ATGACAGCAGGCGACTTCGACGGCTACGGCGGCCGCCACGTCCCCGAACCGCTGAAAGAACCGCTCGAACAGTTGGCCAGCGCCTACGACGGGGTCAAGGACACCGACGAGTTCCGGGCCGAACTCGACGAGTTGCGCCGGGACTTCGCGGGCCGGCCGACCCCGCTCTATCACGCCGAGAACCTGAGCGAGCGCTACGGCGCGGAGATCTACCTCAAGCGAGAGGACCTGCTCCACGGCGGCGCGCACAAGATCAACAACACGCTCGGACAGGCGCTGCTCGCGAAGCAAGCGGGCAGGGAGCGCCTCATCGCCGAGACCGGCGCGGGCCAGCACGGCACCGCGACGGCGATGGCCGGGGCGCTGCTCGACCTCGAGACGGAGATCTACATGGGGAAGAAAGACGTCGAGCGCCAGCAGATGAACGTCTTCCGGATGCGCCTGATGGGCGCGGAGGTCAACGAGGTGACCCGCGGCGACGAGGGGCTCGCCGACGCCGTCGACGCCGCCCTCGAAGACTTCGCGGAGAACGTCGACGACACGCACTACCTCGTCGGCAGCGTCGTCGGCCCGGACCCGTTCCCGCGGATGGTGCGGGACTTCCAGAGCGTCATCGGCGGGGAGGCCCGCGAGCAGTTCCGGGAGCGCACCGGCGACCTCCCCGACGCGGCGGTGGCCTGCGTCGGCGGCGGCTCCAACGCGATGGGCCTCTTCCACGCCTTCCGCGACGACGACGTGGCCTTCTACGGGGCCGAGGGCGGCGGCGAAGGGGCCGATTCGACGCGCCACGCCGCGCCGCTGGCGAAGGGACAAGAGGGGGTCCTCCACGGGATGAAGACCCGCGTCATCGACGAGGACGTGGAGGTCCACTCGGTTTCCGCCGGACTCGACTACCCCGGCGTCGGCCCGGAACACGCGATGTTCCGCGAGGTCGGTCGCGCCGAGTACCGCGGTATCGAGGACGACGACGCCCTCGACGCCTTCCGCGAACTCAGCGAGGCGGAGGGCATCATCCCGGCGCTGGAGACGAGCCACGCTATCGCGCTGGCGAAGGAACTCGCCGCCGAGGGCGACCACGACACCATCCTCGTCAATCTCTCCGGCCGCGGCGACAAGGACATGGAGCAGGCCGCGGAGCTGTTCGACCTCGCCTGA
- a CDS encoding GNAT family N-acetyltransferase produces the protein MDEVHFRRYDPRDADAVWTLHEWAMRETGTDPAEIPGTEDLRDVERSYLDGGEFLVGVADGGATDRSDGRGPPTTHDGRVVAIGGLLPNEAGHDDERTVPGAAELHRMRVAPTHWRRGYGRTLLTRLEARAIELGYDRVLATTARSQPAAVAFYRDAGYDEVGHSTEAGYELVHFERDLRDGSSPGRQ, from the coding sequence ATGGACGAGGTTCACTTTCGCCGGTACGACCCGCGCGACGCCGATGCGGTGTGGACCCTCCACGAGTGGGCGATGCGCGAGACGGGTACCGACCCGGCCGAGATTCCCGGGACCGAGGACTTGCGAGACGTGGAGAGGAGCTATCTCGACGGCGGCGAGTTCCTCGTCGGCGTCGCGGACGGCGGCGCGACCGACCGCTCTGACGGCCGCGGCCCGCCGACTACCCACGACGGAAGGGTCGTGGCGATCGGCGGCCTGCTCCCCAACGAGGCGGGCCACGACGACGAGCGAACCGTCCCGGGCGCGGCCGAACTCCATCGGATGCGGGTCGCGCCGACGCACTGGCGACGGGGTTACGGTCGGACGCTGTTGACGCGACTGGAAGCGCGCGCGATCGAACTCGGCTACGACCGGGTGCTGGCGACGACGGCGCGCAGTCAACCGGCGGCCGTCGCGTTCTATCGGGACGCCGGCTACGACGAGGTGGGTCACTCGACGGAGGCGGGCTACGAGCTCGTCCACTTCGAGCGGGACCTGCGTGACGGGTCGTCGCCCGGGCGGCAGTGA